Genomic DNA from Comamonas resistens:
GCCTGTGGGATGCGGCGCGCAAGCAGGCCGAAGGCATCGTCGGCCACAGCCTGGGCCTGGAACTCGAACCCGGCCGCTTCCTGGTGGCCGAGTCCGGCGTGCTGCTGGGCACCGTGCGCGCCACCAAGAACGCGGGCAGCAACCACTTCGTGCTGGTCGACACCGGTTTCAACGAACTGATGCGCCCCAGCATGTATGGCAGCTACCACGGCATGGAAGTGCTGCGCCGCGACGGCCAGAGCCTGCCCGCGCAGGACAGCGTGGTCGCAGGCCCCTTGTGCGAATCGGGCGATGTGTTCACCCAGGGCGATGGCGGCGTGGTGCTGCCCCGCAGTCTGGCCGGTGCCAGCGTAGGCGATCTGCTGGTGATTCACGACACAGGCGCCTATGGCAGCTCCATGTCCAGCAACTACAACACCCGCCCGCTGGCCGCCGAAGTGCTGGTCGATGGCGACAAAGTGCAGCTGATTCGCCGCCGCCAGACCGTGGAAGAGCTGCTGGCGCTGGAGATTGGTTTGTAACTCCCCCTGAGCCGCTACGCGGCTTCCCCCTCTCTCTACGCGCTGCGCGCTAAGGGAGGGGGACGACAGCATCGCTGGGGCAGCCCTAGCTGCGGGGCGGCCCTTGCTTGCTGTCTCTCTCTTGCGCCACGCTTCATGATTGAGTTCACGCCATGAATTCAATAGCAGCTAACGCTTAGTCATCAGGGACTTCAGGCCAAAATCACCTGAAATCTTTTCTCTCGGCACCGCGCAGTGCCCGGTAAGTTCTTCCATGCCACAGCACTCCGCCGCCTCAACCCATCGCCATACGCTGACGGGCATTGGCTTTACGGTGCTGGCCTGCGCCTGCTTTTCGGTGCTCGATACCGGCTCCAAATATGCGGGTGCGCTGCTGCCCCTGCTGATGGCGCTGTGGCTGCGCTATGTGCTGCAGTCGGTGCTGACCGTGGGCTTTGGCGTGGCGCGGCACGGGCTGGATATTTTTCGCACGCAGCGTCCGGGCTTTCAATTTCTGCGCGCCATTCTGTTTTGCCTGAGCAATGCTTTTGCCATGCTCAGCCTGCGCTATCTGCCACTGGCGGAGTTCACGGCCATCGTGGCGCTGACGCCGCTGGCCCTGACCTTGCTGGCCGCGCTCTGGCTGGGCCAGCATGTCAGCCCGCTGCGCTGGGTGCTGGTGGCGCTGGGCTTTGCGGGCACGCTGGTCATCATCCGGCCCGGTGGGGGCCAGTTCAGCGGCTGGGCCCTGGTCTGGCCGGCGCTGCAGCTGCTAGCCAACACCGCCTATCAAATTCTGAGCAGCCGCATGGCGGGCAAGGAGCGCCCGCTGACCACGCAGATCTATACCAGCCTGCTGGCGCTGAGCCTGAGCTGCATGGCCCTGCCCTGGGTCTGGCAGTTGCCGGA
This window encodes:
- a CDS encoding DMT family transporter → MPQHSAASTHRHTLTGIGFTVLACACFSVLDTGSKYAGALLPLLMALWLRYVLQSVLTVGFGVARHGLDIFRTQRPGFQFLRAILFCLSNAFAMLSLRYLPLAEFTAIVALTPLALTLLAALWLGQHVSPLRWVLVALGFAGTLVIIRPGGGQFSGWALVWPALQLLANTAYQILSSRMAGKERPLTTQIYTSLLALSLSCMALPWVWQLPDSAALWLAAIAMGAGSAVGHLMLLKAYEKAEPATITPFLYSQIPCALLAGWLVYGHIPDQWAVLGMVVIALCGAASAWLSVREGR